Proteins co-encoded in one Deinococcota bacterium genomic window:
- the rpsK gene encoding 30S ribosomal protein S11, protein MAKAATKTKTKKRVRRNLTEGKAFIHASYNNTIVTITDMEGNTVAWSSSGSIGYKGSKKGTPYAAQLAAADATRKAQNYGVSQLDIVVRGTGSGREQAIRSIQGTGVNVRSIIDDTPTPHNGCRLRKRKRM, encoded by the coding sequence ATGGCCAAGGCAGCGACAAAAACTAAGACCAAAAAGCGCGTCAGGCGCAACCTGACCGAGGGCAAGGCCTTTATCCACGCCTCGTACAACAACACCATCGTGACCATTACCGACATGGAAGGCAACACCGTAGCCTGGTCCTCGTCGGGTTCGATCGGCTACAAGGGCTCGAAAAAGGGCACCCCCTACGCCGCCCAGCTCGCCGCCGCCGACGCCACCCGCAAGGCCCAGAACTACGGGGTGAGCCAGCTCGACATCGTGGTGCGCGGTACCGGCTCGGGCCGCGAGCAGGCCATCCGCTCGATCCAGGGAACGGGCGTCAACGTCCGCTCGATAATCGACGACACCCCCACGCCTCACAACGGCTGCCGCCTGCGCAAGCGCAAGCGGATGTAG
- the map gene encoding type I methionyl aminopeptidase has protein sequence MILKRPAELDIMAEAADVNREALEAVERAIAPGVTTAELNDVAERAILLRGGKPAFKGYRGFPAVLCTSLNEVVVHGIPDRRPLRPGDILSIDIGTFYRGYAADMAKTYAIGKVTGPVQRLLDVTQKSLEAGIMAAQAGNRLGDVSAAIQGVIEAAGFWAVREFVGHGIGTQFHEAPEVPNYGRAGTGPVLRPGLVLAIEPMVTQRSTRVTVMGDGWTAPTADGSLAAHFEHTVAITDSGPRVLSLCSPALTTGGSYGA, from the coding sequence TTGATCCTGAAGCGGCCCGCCGAACTGGACATCATGGCGGAAGCGGCCGATGTCAACCGCGAGGCCTTAGAGGCGGTCGAAAGGGCCATTGCGCCCGGCGTGACCACCGCCGAGTTGAACGATGTCGCCGAACGTGCTATCCTTTTACGTGGCGGTAAGCCCGCTTTCAAGGGCTACCGCGGTTTTCCCGCGGTGCTCTGCACCAGTTTGAACGAGGTGGTCGTCCACGGGATTCCCGACCGTCGGCCGCTTCGCCCCGGTGATATCCTGTCGATCGACATCGGCACCTTTTACCGGGGTTATGCTGCTGACATGGCCAAGACCTACGCTATCGGCAAGGTCACCGGCCCCGTCCAAAGGCTGCTCGACGTGACGCAGAAGTCGCTCGAGGCCGGGATTATGGCAGCACAAGCCGGCAACCGGCTCGGCGATGTTTCCGCGGCCATTCAGGGCGTCATCGAGGCGGCAGGATTTTGGGCGGTTCGCGAGTTCGTGGGCCACGGGATTGGCACTCAGTTCCACGAAGCTCCCGAGGTGCCGAACTATGGTCGCGCGGGGACGGGCCCTGTTTTACGTCCCGGTCTCGTTTTGGCCATCGAACCCATGGTGACGCAGCGCTCTACCCGGGTGACGGTCATGGGCGACGGTTGGACGGCGCCCACCGCGGACGGCAGTCTCGCCGCGCATTTCGAGCACACCGTAGCGATCACCGACAGCGGTCCGCGCGTGCTCTCCCTTTGCAGTCCCGCCCTCACTACAGGAGGAAGCTATGGCGCGTAA
- the rpsM gene encoding 30S ribosomal protein S13 — protein MARIAGIDLPREKRIEYGLTYIYGIGLHRAQTVLDKAGVSPDTRVKDLAENEVIKLRDIVEKEYKVEGDLRREIQLNIKRLMDIGSYRGLRHRRGLPVRGQSTKTNARSRKGPRKTVAGKKRAAKK, from the coding sequence ATGGCTAGAATCGCAGGCATCGACCTTCCTAGAGAAAAGCGCATCGAGTACGGCCTCACCTACATCTACGGCATCGGCCTCCACCGCGCCCAGACCGTCCTCGACAAGGCCGGTGTCAGCCCCGACACCCGCGTCAAGGATTTGGCCGAAAATGAGGTCATCAAGCTCCGCGACATCGTCGAAAAAGAGTACAAGGTCGAGGGCGACCTGCGCCGCGAGATCCAGCTCAACATCAAGCGCCTGATGGACATCGGTTCCTACCGTGGCCTCCGGCATCGCCGCGGCCTGCCGGTGCGCGGCCAATCGACCAAGACCAACGCCCGGAGCCGCAAGGGCCCGCGCAAGACCGTCGCCGGCAAGAAGCGGGCGGCGAAGAAATAA
- the infA gene encoding translation initiation factor IF-1 — translation MARKRSGGKRRPPKAERERPEGTVQDTIRTEGVVLEARPNTTFMVQLDAGPELLAHVGGKMRRNYIRILPGDRVVLEISTYDPEKGRIVYRK, via the coding sequence ATGGCGCGTAAACGATCCGGTGGCAAACGGCGACCTCCCAAAGCGGAGCGGGAACGCCCCGAGGGCACCGTTCAAGACACCATCAGGACCGAAGGCGTGGTCTTGGAGGCCAGGCCCAACACCACCTTTATGGTGCAACTCGACGCCGGGCCGGAGCTCTTGGCTCACGTCGGCGGCAAGATGCGCCGCAACTATATTCGCATTCTCCCGGGCGACCGGGTCGTTCTGGAAATCAGCACCTACGACCCCGAAAAGGGTCGCATCGTTTACCGGAAGTAA
- the rpsD gene encoding 30S ribosomal protein S4 yields MSRYTGPVCRLCRREGTKLYLKGDRCYSAKCAIEKRPYPPGQHGQRRGRKPSDFAVRLREKQKLRRFYGVSEKQFRGLFDEASRREGVTGANFLALLESRLDSVVYRLGIASSRAQARQLVNQGHVHVNGKRLDIASYQLTPNTEVTVSPAAKKFDFIRSNVEAGRRRKMSPWLEFEPDELKGRFLRPPAREDLMVPVNELQVIEYYSR; encoded by the coding sequence ATGTCACGTTATACAGGACCCGTTTGCAGACTGTGCCGCCGCGAGGGCACCAAGCTTTACCTGAAAGGCGACCGCTGCTACAGCGCCAAGTGCGCCATCGAAAAGCGCCCCTACCCGCCCGGCCAGCACGGCCAGCGCCGTGGCCGCAAGCCGAGCGACTTTGCGGTGCGGCTGCGCGAAAAGCAAAAGCTCCGCCGCTTTTACGGCGTGAGCGAAAAGCAGTTCCGCGGCCTCTTCGACGAGGCCAGCCGCCGCGAGGGCGTCACCGGCGCCAACTTCTTGGCGCTCCTGGAGAGCCGCCTCGACTCCGTGGTGTACAGGCTCGGCATCGCCTCCTCGCGCGCCCAGGCTCGGCAACTCGTCAACCAGGGCCATGTCCACGTCAACGGCAAGCGCTTGGACATCGCCAGCTACCAGCTCACGCCCAACACCGAAGTGACCGTCAGCCCGGCGGCCAAGAAGTTCGACTTTATCCGCAGCAACGTTGAGGCCGGCCGCCGCCGCAAGATGAGCCCCTGGCTCGAGTTCGAGCCCGACGAGCTGAAGGGCCGCTTCCTGCGCCCGCCCGCCCGCGAAGATCTGATGGTCCCCGTCAACGAACTCCAGGTCATCGAGTACTACTCGAGGTAA
- the rpmJ gene encoding 50S ribosomal protein L36 — MKVRASVKPICDKCKIIRRHGKVFVICPVNPKHKQRQG; from the coding sequence ATGAAAGTTCGTGCGTCCGTCAAACCGATCTGCGACAAGTGCAAGATAATCCGCCGCCACGGCAAGGTGTTCGTCATCTGCCCGGTGAACCCCAAGCACAAGCAAAGGCAGGGCTAA